In a single window of the Lasioglossum baleicum chromosome 10, iyLasBale1, whole genome shotgun sequence genome:
- the LOC143212984 gene encoding protein regulator of cytokinesis 1-like — protein sequence MADLSEPIIQKSVENLRSTFCVLRTIWESIGFEEEARNIYYEQASNHINDLLQDMVQEAQQKKDALLSNVKELMEQLSILTKELGGNILADGYENLPLQKVEQVLRTDLQRLQLCKEKRLTLLKELRAREQSLCKMLDTQPIRMEGKLPTEEELSSFKLYLETQESEKNRLQSNFKEMRRGIIKMMDELGISPSTNFEHLVYNNDGNFVFSSNNMTKLKKYKEELKHQMEKAKEYIENIKKELIDLWKSIDEPERICQSFLNSYVGYSMATINALEAELERCKEKRKQNIGQCISQVRSELVKLWDLCKFGEAQKAKFKYFHCQTYTEDLLSLHEFEVKRLRDFYAANKSVFELLEERKNLWLKMKELMQPTNDPDRFYNRGGQLLLEEKERRIIQKKLPKIEERLQNLIKEYESINGEAFTVNGTSVEELLKESWENLNEEKETIKKARKEAKDKSVKKGVLSSTKKTPTLLVSHRRTPTNVLKRKLMFSPSPNTSTKRRSLSLKNSTSNQKKSGRIPQIVVSSESKILKGSKRNKENFTKETSVSQSSDGGDTTYNQFKEHIEQRRELRSSLLNATVKGKAKTPIRTPVKPLRKRIPIPLTPTATTPKLSHSQLHKSPRSPRLVQSSKLAAVPDLPIIF from the coding sequence ATGGCTGATTTATCAGAACCGATAATACAAAAGTCTGTAGAAAACCTTCGGAGTACATTTTGTGTGTTACGCACAATATGGGAAAGCATAGGATTTGAAGAGGAAGCACGTAACATATACTACGAACAAGCATCGAATCATATAAACGATTTATTGCAGGATATGGTTCAGGAAGCCCAGCAGAAGAAGGATGCATTGCTAAGTAATGTTAAAGAACTAATGGAACAACTTTCTATATTGACTAAAGAATTGGGAGGAAACATACTAGCCGATGGATATGAGAATTTACCATTGCAGAAAGTAGAACAAGTGCTGCGCACTGACTTACAGAGGCTACAGCTCTGCAAAGAGAAAAGGCTAACACTTCTGAAAGAATTACGTGCAAGAGAACAAAGTCTTTGCAAAATGCTAGACACTCAACCAATTAGAATGGAGGGAAAGTTACCTACCGAAGAAGAACTTAGTAGTTTCAAACTGTACCTGGAAACACAAGAGTCTGAAAAGAATCGTTTACAAtctaattttaaagaaatgcgtagaggaataataaaaatgatggaTGAATTAGGCATTTCTCCATCTACGAATTTCGAACATTTAGTTTATAACAATGATGGAAACTTTGTATTCAGCAGTAATAATATGACTAAATTGAAGAAATACAAGGAAGAGCTTAAACATCAAATGGAGAAAGCGAAAGAATACATAGAAAATATTAAGAAGGAATTAATTGATCTATGGAAGTCTATCGACGAACCTGAACGAATTTGTCAGTCGTTCCTTAATAGTTATGTAGGATACAGTATGGCAACTATAAACGCGTTAGAAGCAGAATTGGAGAGGTGTAAAGAGAAGCGAAAACAAAATATTGGGCAATGTATATCGCAAGTGAGATCCGAATTGGTAAAATTATGGGATCTATGTAAATTTGGGGAAGCGCAGAAggctaaatttaaatattttcactgtcaAACGTATACAGAAGATTTGCTCTCTTTACATGAGTTCGAAGTGAAGAGGCTCCGAGACTTTTACGCAGCAAATAAATCTGTATTCGAACTGttggaagaaagaaagaatttatGGTTGAAGATGAAAGAACTGATGCAACCAACGAATGATCCGGACCGTTTTTACAATCGGGGTGGTCAATTATTGTTGGAGGAAAAGGAGCGTAGGATAATccagaaaaagttaccgaaaatCGAAGAACGAttgcaaaatttaataaaagaatACGAAAGCATAAATGGAGAAGCGTTCACAGTTAACGGCACGTCGGTAGAGGAATTGTTAAAGGAATCCTGGGAAAATCTAAATGAAGAAAAAGAGACAATAAAGAAAGCTAGAAAAGAAGCTAAGGATAAGTCGGTCAAGAAGGGGGTTTTAAGTTCAACGAAAAAAACGCCTACTCTATTGGTTTCTCATCGACGAACGCCGACTAATGTGTTAAAGAGGAAACTAATGTTTAGTCCTTCTCCAAATACTTCGACGAAACGTCGGAGTTTGAGCTTGAAAAATAGCACATCAAACCAGAAGAAAAGTGGAAGAATTCCTCAAATTGTCGTGTCCTCTGAAAGCAAGATTCTTAAAGGTTCTAAGAGGAACAAGGAAAATTTCACAAAAGAAACTTCGGTATCTCAAAGCTCGGATGGAGGAGATACAACTTACAATCAATTTAAAGAACATATAGAACAGAGGAGAGAGTTACGGAGTTCATTGTTAAATGCAACAGTTAAAGGAAAAGCTAAAACACCGATACGAACGCCTGTCAAACCGCTGAGGAAACGCATACCCATTCCATTAACACCTACTGCAACAACCCCTAAATTATCTCATTCCCAACTGCACAAATCACCTCGTAGTCCTAGACTCGTACAATCTTCGAAGCTAGCTGCAGTACCAGATCTGCCTATAATCTTTTGA
- the Dhps gene encoding deoxyhypusine synthase codes for MLKMNGVNENSQDDIPEIVRNAVLVHSSELPVGTPTVKGYDWNKGIDYHALLQSYKTSGFQARNFGLAVDEIQRMINARNIPLKDEEIDNLEDDEFIRRKSSCTIFLGYTSNMASCGIRDTIRFLVQHKMVDCIVTTAGGVEEDLIKCLAPTYIGDFNLDGKHLRERGINRIGNLLVPNDNYCLFEDWVTPKLDAMLTEQKEKGTLWTPSKVIARLGEEINNEASIYYWAAKNKIPVFSPALTDGSLGDMMYFHSFRNPGLVIDILSDLRRLNTMAMKAVKSGMIIIGGGVVKHHISNANLMRNGADYAVFLNTSSEFDGSDSGARPDEAVSWGKIRVDAKPVKICGEATLVFPLLVGETFARHYHSTKEKTVSDV; via the exons ATGCTAAAAATGAATGGTGTCAACGAAAATTCACAGGATGATATTCCGGAAATTGTAAGGAATGCTGTTTTAGTTCATAGTTCCGAACTTCCAGTAGGAACACCTACAGTAAAAG GCTACGATTGGAATAAAGGAATCGACTATCATGCTTTACTTCAATCGTATAAAACTTCGGGATTTCAAGCAAGGAATTTTGGATTAGCAGTGGACGAAATTCAGCGAATGATAAACGCTCGAAATATTCCTCTTAAAGATGAGGAAATCGATAATTTAGAAGATGACGAATTTATAAGAAGAAAGTCTTCATGTACTATATTTTTAGGGTACACATCTAATATGGCTTCTTGTGGAATTCGAGATACTATAAGGTTTCTTGTACAACATAAAATG GTCGACTGCATTGTTACTACAGCGGGTGGTGTAGAAGAAGATTTAATCAAATGTTTGGCACCGACATACATCGGAGATTTTAACTTAGATGGGAAACATCTTAGAGAACGTGGTATTAATAGAATAGGGAATTTATTAGTTCCTAATGATAATTATTGTTTGTTCGAGGACTGGGTCACGCCTAAATTAGATGCAATGCTAACCGAACAAAAAGAgaaa GGTACCCTTTGGACACCGTCCAAAGTGATAGCCAGATTGGGAGAAGAAATTAACAACGAAGCTTCGATTTATTATTGGgctgcaaaaaataaaattcctGTTTTTAGTCCAGCTCTAACAGATGGAAGCCTTGGCGATATGATGTACTTTCATTCTTTCAGAAATCCAGGCTTAGTGATAGATATATTATCAG ATTTAAGACGACTAAACACAATGGCTATGAAGGCAGTCAAGAGTGGAATGATTATTATAGGCGGCGGCGTTGTAAAACATCATATTTCTAACGCGAATTTAATG AGGAATGGTGCTGACTATGCTGTATTTCTAAATACATCGTCAGAGTTTGATGGAAGCGATAGCGGTGCTCGTCCGGACGAAGCTGTTTCATGGGGAAAAATTCGAGTTGACGCGAAACCAGTAAAA ATTTGCGGAGAAGCAACGCTGGTCTTTCCGTTACTTGTAGGCGAAACATTCGCTCGACATTATCATTCCACAAAAGAAAAGACTGTGTCAGAtgtttaa